Genomic window (Lutra lutra chromosome 6, mLutLut1.2, whole genome shotgun sequence):
GGAGAGATTGGGAGAAACTGCCCCAGCGCTCAGCGCCCCCGGCAGCCGCAAACCTCTTCCCCCATCAGTTACTGGGGACCGCGGGCTTTCCAACCTACTCTATAAATGAGCTTTCGTTATCGAAAGGAAATCACGTTTTCTGCGGCCAACTAGGGACAGCTCGTGGGGAGCGAATCTTGCGTCTACACTTGTTTTCTAGCCCCACAGCTGCTGCGGGAATTGATTGGTTCCCTCGTGCCCCCGACGCTTGGGGTCCCCCCGCGCTCCGCCTGGACCCCGCCCCCTCGCGCAGCCATCTGCTTCGCTGTCTCGCTGTCTCTCGCTCAGCAGCATCTCTtgcccctccacctctccctgccccccccgcAGGCTccgcccctttcccctccccccgacccccctcccccgcgTCCGGGGCTCCGAATCTTTCGTGGCCGTTGCCAGGGAGACCGGCCGATACCAGGCAAATAGGCATTCgagaaagcaggggtgggggggctacACGGCAGTCTGGTAACAAAGGAGCAATAAAAGCAGCCCCCAAATGGAGGGCTGGGGACGCGTCTGCGAGAAAATCCGAAAGCGAGCTAGCAATCACCCCAAGTTAAAACCAGGAgggggatgcagaggaaggggcaggattcacgttgggggtgggggaaatcaACAGCCTTAAATGAGCTTTTGAGAATCGCCGGGATGGTGGTTTTGGATCAGCCCAGCTGGCTTTTCAAGTTGGAACTCCGCTCATACGAGGGATTCGCGTCCACGTCCGCGGCTGGGGTCTTGGGCCAGGCCCGCGGGCTCCCTTAAGGGTGATAATATGTTTGGCAGGAAACACTTCTACGGAAACGTCTCTCCATCAGCTCTGGGGAATATGACTTGGAGATCGAATGATGCATCTGAAGGCAGTGGACAGTGAGGAGACGAAGCTTCGTGTAACGATGTACGGCTTGGTGATTTGCAAAGCAATACTTGAACAAAGAGTTACTGGCTTGAACCAACCATCTTTTTCACTCAAAGTGTGACCCATTTCCCTGcaataagcagaaaataaaactgcttgAGAATTCAGAGCCAACACCAGGAGAAATGAACCATTCTCTCGACTGCTTCTCACGTCCATAAGCGAAAGATTATTCATTTCAGGATTACTAAATGTAAACGAGAAAAGGGTCTAATGTGGAACGAGAGAAAACTTTGGGAGTAAAAATGTAGGCGGTAGGAGAATGTTTATTAGGCTgtatccttgatttttttttaccgCCTCCTCCCCTTCTTTAAATCAGTGCCTTGCCTTTCACACACAAATAACGTCTGGTACTTCCGTGGCAAGGGGTGAGATGGAGGTACTCTGTGTCCCCCTATGGAAGCTTTTTCTCCAACCCCAGCTAGACTTGGAGCGTTCAGAGGATCTTCTTGCTATTTCTCAACATGCAGTTTCTCCTTAGAACTGTGGTCGTCAATCCGGTTGTTTAAAATTTCATCGccgctgcctccctcccttccaggaGCACACTCGCTTGCATGCATACTTACACATGTTCGGAAAGAGTCCATCCGATCCTGGCAATAGGCTGAAAAACGACTCATATCTACGCGAATTGCATCCTAACCATATATATGGATTCGTATACTCAGAGGCTGTGTCTCGTTTCACCATAGAGGAAAATTGTCATAGTGATAAAATGCAAACTCTTATGATTTTTTGTACATGGCCCTCACTTTAtattgtggggtggggggaatcacTCATTGGGAATAGTCGGGGGTGGGAGGAATTCGATGAACGTCGCAGGCCAATAtcgaaatattttatttcatgccaGTGCGGGATAGGGTAGGGACTGTGGCTTAGGCTCCTTGCCGCTTTTGCATTTTCCACATCTGGCCTACAGACCTAATTCTAACTCGAGATGTGGTTTGATGAAATTCGATCTTCGTGGTTTAAATACCTTTCAATTTGGAGCGATTTAACATTTGCAACCGTTAAGAAAACAAACCCTGTGGAGTATCTGTGAAACCAGTATCGAACACggagaaagaaaacatgctgCATACAAATCCCAACCATTGTCTTTAACACtcgcatacacacacatacacataaacacacagggaagatgggggaggggagcgagtggagagagacagacacgGATATAGACCGACAAGAGTCAAAGCGAGTCAAGTTAACGCTTTCTCCGCCCCCATCCACAAGTACCCCCCTCCCGCGTTAATTAATTCCAAACAAAGCAAGCCAATCAAGTGATGCATTATTATTTTCAAGCAGAGGGAGGCGAGaggcatgtattttttaattgatttatttatttggaggacATTAATTCTCGGTCTGAGGCTGATTTTCAAACCATTTGCAAAGCGCGGCTCCATTGTTCGCCGGGCGCGCAGGCTCCGCCCCCTGCTTTGTGTGCGGTGCGCGGATTGGCCGGCGCGCGCGGGGGCCGCGTCAGCGCCCGCGAGCCCATTCATCTGTGCACTTGGGCGTTGGACCCCGCATCTTATTAGCAACCAGGGAGatttctccattttcctcttgTCTACAGTGCGGCTACAAATCTgggatttttttattacttctttttttttttaaactacacttGGGCTCCTTTTTTTGTGCTCgacttttcctccctttttccctccctcctgcgCTGCTGCTTTTTTATCTCTtcgacttaaatttttttatccgGAGTGTATTTAATCGGTTCTGTTCTGTCCTCTtcaccacccccactcccccctccctccGGTGTGtgtgctgctgccgccgccgccgctgctgccgccgccgctgctgctgccgctCGCCCCGTCGTTACACCAACCGGAGGCTCTTTGTTCCCCCCTTGGATCTGTTGAGTTTCTTTGTTGAAGAAGCCAGCATGGGTGCCCAGTTCTCCAAGACCGCTGCGAAGGGAGAAGCCACCGCGGAGAGGCCCGGGGAGGCGGCTGTGGCCTCGTCGCCTTCCAAAGCGAATGGGCAGGTAAATTCTACCTGTGTTTGTGGTCATTTCGTTGGTGTCTTTCTCCAGTCCCCACgcttctcctcccctcccggTCGCGCCCTAGGCGCATTCGGCGTAGAGAGGAGCGTGGCCAGATTCCAGTCTGAAAGTTGAATGGAAAGCGATAGCCTAAATTGTCAATTTCTCATAGGAGGTGGGGGGGGTCTTCTCCACCACCCCAGAGGAGTGGTTCTCGGAGAATCCTGGCAAATTCTTGCGTAGACAAGAGGAAAGAAGTGATAAATTGTCTAAAATGGCGTGTTTGGAGCTTGGCAGAACGTGACTAGCTGGGtgctaacccccccccccccccagtcaggTTGCATTTGTGTTTGGTGAGCACAAAGGTGTTCGGGTGGCTCTCGTGTTTGTTGTCGAGAGTGGGTCGCTTTCAGCATTTCTGAGCTGGTGTGATGGGGGGGCAGGATGGGGGAGAATGGGAATGGTGGTGGAGAAAggcaaggagggaaagaaaggctGTCTTATTGTATGCTGAGGCGGCGTCCCCGGGTTCTTGGAAAGGTagctggctggctggagctgggCTGAAAGGTTTCAGTATCTTTCCGTGGGGCTTTCCCACTGTTCTAAATCTTTCTTTATTCGTCCGCTGTCTGTGGAATTACACACCCATCCGACTTCTACATGGTATCCCCGGGGTCGGAAGACTCGGTGGGTCCGTGAAGAGAACCTGTCCAGATGGTCAGTAAGAGGCACTTGGTGTATTTCGGTCGGGATTGTTCGTGTGCGTGGCGGCGCCTGGACCACTGCGGGGGGCCACCCCAGAGCTGCCCGGACCCAGGCAGATGGCCACTGTTGGGTGGGCGCGAGAGGTCGGCCATGGGTGGCTGCTTCGCAAACATTGGGCACCCACCACGCCTCTTTTCCTAGAGTAGAGGCCGTGTAGCTTCGCCTACTCTAACCTAATGGGGAAGGCGAGCTCTGCCAAGAGACTCTGAACCcgttaaaaatgcaaaatgagctGCCGTGACGCGCCCTGGCTTCACAGAATCGCAGGCGAAGGTGGGCGTGGAAGCCGAGGCAAGACCTAGGAAATAAAGGGTTTCCCCCAGCCTTGTCGGTTTTGCTCGGACCAGAACGACTGGAAGCCACCTGAGCTTTGTTTGTGGACTCTGGGCTGAGCGATCCGGGCTCGGGGGCGCCTCGGCCGGCGGGCAGGGCCGGGCTGGGCAGGGCGGGGtggccccgcggccccgcccctccgccgGCCCGCCCGCGCCCGGCTCCGGGCGGTGGAGGCGCAGCGCCCCCTGGCGACCCCAAgcccttggtggggggggggggtggcgcaGGGTCTTTGCGCGCGCAGCCGTGGCGCTTCTGGCTGGATCGCTGTGATGCCCCTGGGAGTTCTCGGCGCCTTGCAGAGCCTCTCACGGTTTAGGAAAAAGAGGGTTGTGTAGGGCTCTGGCTCTGTGCCTTCTCCCAAAGGGCGTCTGGTGTGTATCGTGTGTTACGTGGCTCTCTCTTTGCAGACCCCGTGAGGTGGAGGCAGGAATGGGTTATCCCTTGCTTTCTGGTCCGGGGCTCGGCACTTCTAAATCCGAAGGGCATTTGTTGAGTGGCCGAGGCTATTGCTGGTTCTCTGGGGCGGCCCCAACTGCACTGCTCCGTTTCTTCGGAGAGCTCTTGTCTAGGCAGGCAACCCCGGTTCCCCCCGTAAGGGGATGGAGGGACTCCCAAAGCCTGAGGGCCTCAGGGAGGGTAACTAGTTCCTCCCCGCCCAGGGGTGGGGGCGGCAATGGCGGCGCCCGGGCCGCTTCAGTGATACTCCCGCCTTCTCTGCCCCGCAGGAAAATGGCCACGTGAAGGTAAACGGCGACGCCTCTCCCGCGGCCGCCGAGCCGGGCGCCAAGGAGGAGCTGCAGGCCAACGGCAGCGCCCCGGCCGCTGACAAGGAGGAGCCCGCGGCCGCCGGGAGCGGGGCGGCGTCGCCCGCCGCGGCCGAGAAGGAGGAGCCGGCCGCTGCCGCCCCCGAGGCCGGGGCCAGCCCCGCGGAGAAGGAGGCGCCCGCGGAGGGCGAGGCCGCCGAGCCCGGCTCGCCCTCGGCCGCGGAGGGGGAGGCCGCGTCGGCCGCCTCCTCGACGTCTTCGCCCAAGGCCGAGGACGGGGCCACGCCCTCGCCCAGCAACGAGACcccgaaaaaaaaaaagaagcgctTTTCCTTCAAGAAGTCTTTCAAGCTGAGCGGCTTCTCCTtcaagaagaacaagaaggaagcGGGAGAGGGCGGGGAGGCCGAGGGCGCAGCCGGCGCCTCCGCCGAAGGCGGCAAGGACGAGGCCGCCGGGGGCGCCGCTCCAGCCGCCGCAGAGGCGGGCGCGGCGTCCGGGGAGCAGGCGGCGGCGCCGGGCGAGGAAGCCGCGGCGGgtgaggaggcggcggcgggcagCGACCCGCAGGAGGCCAAGCCCGAGGAGGCCGCCGACGCGCCCGAGAAGCCGCCCGCCAGCGAGGAGGCCAAGGCCCCCGAGGAGCCCAGCAAGGCCGAGGAGAAGGTCGAGGAGGCCGGGGCCAGCGCCGCTGCCTGCGACGCGTCCTCAGCCGCCGGGCCCGGTGCGCCCCCCGAGCAGGAGGCGGCGCCCGCGGAAGAGGCAGCGGCCGCGTCAGCCTCGTCAGCCTGCGCAGCCCCCTCACAGGAGGCCCAGCCCGAGTGCAGTCCGGAAGCCCCCCCGGCGGAGGCGGCAGAGTAAAACGGCCCGATTTTTGAGATAATCGAAGAACTTTTCTCCCCCCGTTTGTTTGTTGGAGTGGTGCCAGGTACTGGTTTTGGAGAACTTGTCTACAACCAGGGATTGATTTTAAagatgtctct
Coding sequences:
- the MARCKS gene encoding myristoylated alanine-rich C-kinase substrate, with translation MGAQFSKTAAKGEATAERPGEAAVASSPSKANGQENGHVKVNGDASPAAAEPGAKEELQANGSAPAADKEEPAAAGSGAASPAAAEKEEPAAAAPEAGASPAEKEAPAEGEAAEPGSPSAAEGEAASAASSTSSPKAEDGATPSPSNETPKKKKKRFSFKKSFKLSGFSFKKNKKEAGEGGEAEGAAGASAEGGKDEAAGGAAPAAAEAGAASGEQAAAPGEEAAAGEEAAAGSDPQEAKPEEAADAPEKPPASEEAKAPEEPSKAEEKVEEAGASAAACDASSAAGPGAPPEQEAAPAEEAAAASASSACAAPSQEAQPECSPEAPPAEAAE